From the Billgrantia sulfidoxydans genome, one window contains:
- a CDS encoding tyrosine-type recombinase/integrase, translating to MTSKIKLTKTTVERLAPVEGKQLVFWDTDIVGFGVRVSPGGSRAFFYQGRLKGKLKKITIGKLGRITAEQARKDAKRIQSMMELGQDPSPKDATNKIEPTFGDLMSAYVELLEQQGKLSASNVKNQIARDIEKAFPKLWAAPVSKIQLEDCMQIVGKLKDEGKPRQADKIRSYIRTAFSEAINARGDVNMPASMRRLKITYNPARDMRKVKGSSNAKDRALSLAEFRAYWRRVKALPEPHRSLAMLHVLTGGQRQQQLARVTLADIDRDGPSMRILDYKGRRTEPRIHVIPLLPEALEAIDRITGGGQYVFSCDGGKTPIHNAFLNDIVKRIRAEMEKAEELENGPFTAGSIRATVETRLIAKPYRVSSDVLAHLLSHGMGTVQRKHYQHHAFADEKLESLEMLYRMVEGKSEPGAKVIEMRARA from the coding sequence ATGACCTCTAAGATCAAGCTGACCAAGACAACGGTTGAGCGCCTAGCCCCGGTCGAGGGCAAGCAGCTCGTTTTCTGGGATACCGACATCGTTGGCTTTGGTGTTCGCGTCTCACCTGGCGGGTCCAGGGCATTCTTCTACCAGGGTCGCCTCAAGGGCAAGCTGAAGAAGATCACCATAGGCAAGCTGGGCCGAATCACGGCAGAGCAGGCCCGTAAGGACGCCAAGCGCATTCAATCGATGATGGAGCTAGGACAAGATCCAAGCCCCAAGGATGCGACCAACAAGATCGAGCCAACGTTTGGCGACCTTATGAGCGCCTACGTCGAGTTGCTGGAGCAGCAGGGTAAACTATCCGCTTCCAACGTCAAGAATCAGATAGCCAGGGACATTGAAAAGGCGTTCCCGAAGCTATGGGCTGCACCAGTGAGCAAGATTCAGCTCGAGGACTGCATGCAGATCGTCGGCAAACTCAAGGATGAGGGTAAGCCCCGCCAGGCGGACAAGATCCGCAGCTATATACGCACTGCCTTCAGCGAGGCCATCAATGCACGCGGCGATGTGAACATGCCGGCCTCTATGCGCCGGCTCAAGATCACGTACAACCCGGCCCGAGATATGCGCAAGGTGAAGGGCAGCAGCAATGCCAAGGATCGAGCGCTGAGCCTGGCTGAGTTCCGCGCCTACTGGCGGCGAGTGAAGGCGCTTCCTGAACCTCACCGCTCCCTGGCCATGCTTCACGTCCTGACAGGCGGCCAGCGCCAGCAACAACTTGCCCGCGTCACCCTGGCTGACATCGACCGGGACGGACCGAGCATGCGAATCCTTGACTACAAGGGCCGTAGGACAGAACCCCGCATCCATGTAATCCCGCTGCTACCCGAGGCACTGGAAGCAATCGACCGTATCACTGGTGGAGGCCAGTACGTCTTTAGCTGCGACGGCGGCAAGACCCCCATTCATAACGCATTTCTGAATGACATAGTGAAGCGTATCCGCGCCGAGATGGAGAAGGCCGAGGAGCTGGAGAACGGACCGTTCACGGCCGGCTCGATCCGCGCTACCGTCGAGACGCGCCTGATCGCCAAACCTTACCGCGTGTCCTCTGATGTGCTGGCGCACCTGCTGAGTCACGGTATGGGCACTGTTCAGCGCAAGCACTACCAGCACCACGCCTTCGCTGATGAGAAGCTGGAATCCCTGGAGATGCTTTACCGCATGGTCGAAGGAAAGTCCGAGCCAGGCGCCAAGGTTATCGAGATGAGGGCGCGGGCATGA
- the nadB gene encoding L-aspartate oxidase, which produces MAPIRPARSEHDVLIIGGGVAGLTLALHVAGTRRVTLVRPASDDQGASRWAQGGIAAVLSPQDDFDAHVADTLVAGDGLCDERAVRFTVEQGPAAIEWLLSLGVPFTRDESPSASYPYHLTREGGHGARRIIHAEDATGRAVLDTLKSHVEAHPAIAIRDDLVAIGLMGDAQQRCRGARCVDERGQLQELLAGDTVLATGGASGLYRHTTSPHPASGEGMMMAAELGAELMNLEFQQFHPTCLYDPGGPPFLISEAVRGEGGRLYSTDGHRFMLERDERAELAPRDIVARAIDAEMQRTGSPHVWLDVTHLGDAAIRSHFPTIHAHCLHRGLDITRAPIPVVPAAHYSCGGVATDLDGSSSVPHLYAIGEVACTGLHGANRMASNSLLECLVYARSCAGKLALRAPAATSSPTAGTVGTKRVEAHRVEQWRTAMRDIMSRHVAIVRRDAGLEAASRELSELSREIQAAVESAAPDTALASLWHAVRLARLTVMAARQRRESRGLHFNPDCPPHDQTGLAPRPSRLHLADLPD; this is translated from the coding sequence ATGGCCCCTATCCGTCCGGCCCGTAGCGAACACGACGTTCTTATCATCGGTGGCGGCGTTGCCGGCCTGACCCTGGCGCTGCACGTCGCCGGGACGCGCCGCGTCACCCTGGTGCGCCCCGCCAGCGACGATCAAGGCGCCAGCCGCTGGGCCCAGGGCGGCATTGCCGCCGTGCTCTCGCCCCAGGACGACTTCGACGCTCATGTCGCCGACACGCTGGTCGCCGGCGATGGCCTGTGCGACGAGCGGGCCGTGCGCTTCACCGTCGAGCAGGGGCCCGCGGCCATCGAGTGGCTGCTCTCTCTCGGTGTACCGTTCACGCGCGACGAAAGCCCAAGCGCCAGCTACCCCTATCACCTGACCCGGGAAGGCGGGCACGGCGCCCGCCGCATCATTCATGCCGAGGATGCCACCGGGCGCGCCGTGCTCGACACCCTGAAGAGCCACGTCGAGGCGCATCCGGCGATCGCCATTCGCGACGACCTGGTCGCCATCGGCCTGATGGGCGATGCCCAGCAGCGCTGTCGCGGCGCCCGCTGCGTGGACGAACGAGGCCAGCTGCAGGAGCTGCTGGCCGGCGATACGGTACTCGCCACCGGCGGTGCCAGCGGACTTTACCGCCATACCACCAGCCCCCACCCGGCCAGCGGCGAGGGCATGATGATGGCCGCTGAGCTGGGCGCCGAGCTGATGAACCTCGAGTTTCAGCAGTTCCATCCGACCTGCCTCTACGACCCGGGCGGCCCGCCCTTCCTGATCAGCGAAGCGGTTCGCGGTGAAGGCGGCAGGCTTTACAGCACGGATGGGCATCGCTTCATGCTCGAGCGGGACGAGCGCGCCGAGCTGGCGCCTCGCGACATCGTCGCCCGCGCCATCGACGCCGAGATGCAGCGTACCGGCTCGCCCCACGTCTGGCTGGACGTGACCCATCTCGGCGACGCGGCCATTCGCAGCCACTTTCCCACGATCCACGCCCACTGCCTGCATCGCGGGCTAGACATCACCCGTGCACCGATTCCGGTCGTGCCCGCCGCCCACTACAGCTGCGGCGGCGTTGCCACCGACCTCGACGGCAGCTCCAGCGTGCCGCATCTGTACGCCATCGGCGAAGTCGCCTGCACGGGGCTGCACGGCGCCAATCGCATGGCCAGCAACTCGCTGCTGGAGTGCCTGGTCTACGCGCGCAGCTGCGCCGGCAAGCTGGCGCTGCGCGCCCCCGCCGCCACGTCTTCGCCGACGGCGGGCACCGTGGGTACAAAACGGGTGGAAGCCCATCGCGTCGAGCAATGGCGCACGGCCATGCGCGACATCATGAGCCGCCACGTGGCCATCGTGCGCCGCGACGCCGGTCTGGAGGCCGCCTCGCGCGAGCTGAGCGAGCTGAGTCGAGAGATACAGGCCGCTGTCGAAAGCGCTGCACCCGATACGGCACTGGCCAGCCTGTGGCACGCCGTCAGGCTGGCCCGCCTGACCGTGATGGCGGCTCGCCAGCGCCGCGAGTCACGCGGCCTGCACTTCAACCCCGACTGCCCGCCCCACGACCAAACCGGCCTGGCGCCACGCCCTTCCCGGCTTCATCTGGCCGATCTCCCCGACTGA
- a CDS encoding succinate dehydrogenase assembly factor 2 codes for MSEANTPDAAALRKRLYWHSRRGMWELDLLLIPFLEHCYDGLGAGDQAAYRALIEGEDQDLFAWLMQREEPDPQFRRIVTLIQQHAENADNDPHRPV; via the coding sequence TTGAGCGAAGCGAATACCCCCGATGCCGCTGCCCTGCGCAAGCGGCTCTATTGGCACTCCCGGCGCGGGATGTGGGAACTCGACCTGCTGCTGATCCCCTTTCTCGAGCACTGCTACGATGGGCTCGGCGCCGGGGACCAGGCGGCCTATCGCGCGCTGATCGAGGGCGAGGACCAGGATCTCTTTGCCTGGCTGATGCAGCGCGAGGAGCCCGATCCGCAGTTTCGCCGCATCGTGACGCTGATTCAGCAACATGCCGAGAACGCCGATAACGATCCGCATCGTCCCGTCTAG
- a CDS encoding integration host factor subunit beta, giving the protein MTKSELIEQIAMRQPELSIKEVESAVRLILDDITDTLAEGGRVEIRGFGSFSLHYREPRVGRNPKTGEPVALEGKFVPHFKPGKELREQVNASRALGY; this is encoded by the coding sequence ATGACCAAATCCGAGTTGATCGAACAGATCGCCATGCGCCAGCCTGAGCTCTCGATCAAGGAAGTCGAATCCGCGGTTCGCCTGATTCTCGACGACATCACCGACACGCTGGCCGAGGGGGGACGGGTCGAGATCCGGGGGTTCGGCAGCTTCTCCCTGCACTACCGGGAGCCGCGGGTCGGTCGCAACCCCAAGACCGGCGAACCGGTCGCACTGGAGGGCAAGTTCGTGCCACACTTCAAGCCTGGCAAGGAACTCCGCGAGCAGGTCAATGCCAGCCGCGCCCTCGGCTATTAA
- a CDS encoding LapA family protein: MRWLKGLILAIILLAVLLVGILFAVNNQQTVPLNLIWMELPAVSLSVWLLAALVCGVVLGMLAMTGVWLRLRTALSRAQRLNRQQRKELDRLRVQELKELP; encoded by the coding sequence ATGCGTTGGCTCAAAGGCCTGATCCTGGCCATCATCCTGCTGGCGGTACTGCTTGTCGGCATTCTCTTCGCCGTCAACAACCAGCAGACGGTACCGCTCAACCTGATCTGGATGGAGCTGCCGGCCGTATCGCTCTCCGTGTGGCTGCTGGCCGCCCTGGTCTGCGGCGTGGTACTGGGCATGCTGGCGATGACAGGGGTCTGGCTGAGGCTGCGCACCGCGCTCTCGCGCGCTCAGCGCTTGAATCGACAACAGCGCAAGGAACTCGACCGTCTTCGCGTTCAGGAGCTCAAGGAACTGCCGTAA
- the lapB gene encoding lipopolysaccharide assembly protein LapB, with amino-acid sequence MPDALLLVLLMAAVAIGWWLGRRERQGSRDHAPSNTLSRDYFVGLNYLLNEQPDRAIETFVSALEVNSETIDTHITLGNLFRTRGEADRAVKIHQNLLARPTLTVLQSEQVQLELARDFLHLGLFDRSERLLQQLVNDASHDDFRHSAKRLLADLFDREGEWQAAFDVAYPSLIRRHEDIRRAAAHWLCEMADQERRSASPGLARKHLRRALSIDPRCVRANLLLAALAQDTGHYRDAIRILMRIPDQDLDMMPVALEPLHHAFAMLNDEAGLVDCLERLLERAHVTSLIILLAETQRKRHGLQVAIELVSEQLNRSPSLGALDYLLDLYQHQQQEQGAPDDRLQLLKQHTHTLLTARPRHRCQRCGFAGQPLHWQCPSCRSWGTTRPITGIEGE; translated from the coding sequence ATGCCTGATGCCCTGCTGCTTGTACTGCTGATGGCCGCCGTTGCCATTGGCTGGTGGCTAGGCCGCCGTGAGCGCCAGGGCAGCCGCGATCACGCGCCATCGAACACGCTGTCACGGGACTACTTCGTCGGCCTGAACTACCTGCTCAACGAGCAGCCCGACCGCGCCATCGAGACCTTCGTCAGCGCGCTGGAAGTGAACAGCGAGACCATCGACACCCACATCACCCTGGGCAACCTGTTCCGCACCCGCGGCGAGGCCGACCGCGCCGTCAAGATCCACCAGAACCTGCTGGCCCGCCCCACCCTGACGGTTCTGCAAAGCGAACAGGTGCAGCTCGAGCTCGCCCGGGACTTCCTTCACCTGGGGCTGTTCGATCGCAGCGAGCGGCTACTCCAGCAGCTGGTGAACGACGCCAGCCACGACGACTTCCGTCATTCCGCCAAGCGCCTGCTGGCGGACCTCTTCGATCGCGAGGGAGAGTGGCAGGCCGCCTTCGACGTGGCCTACCCCAGCCTGATTCGTCGGCACGAGGACATCCGCCGTGCAGCGGCCCACTGGCTCTGCGAGATGGCCGACCAGGAACGCCGCTCGGCAAGCCCGGGGCTGGCCCGCAAGCACTTGCGGCGCGCGCTATCCATCGACCCGCGCTGCGTGCGCGCCAACCTGCTGCTGGCGGCACTGGCCCAGGATACCGGGCACTATCGCGATGCCATCCGTATCCTCATGCGCATCCCCGACCAGGATCTGGACATGATGCCAGTCGCGCTGGAACCGCTGCATCATGCCTTTGCGATGCTGAATGACGAAGCGGGACTGGTGGATTGCCTGGAGCGACTGCTCGAACGCGCCCATGTGACCAGCCTGATCATTCTGCTGGCGGAGACCCAGCGCAAACGCCACGGGCTGCAGGTGGCCATCGAGCTGGTCAGCGAACAGCTCAATCGGTCGCCGAGTCTGGGCGCCCTCGACTATTTGCTGGACCTCTACCAGCATCAGCAGCAGGAACAGGGGGCTCCCGACGACCGGCTGCAGCTGCTCAAGCAGCACACCCATACCCTGCTGACGGCACGGCCGAGGCATCGTTGCCAGCGCTGCGGGTTCGCCGGCCAGCCCCTGCACTGGCAATGCCCCAGTTGCCGCAGCTGGGGCACCACCCGTCCCATCACCGGCATCGAGGGGGAGTGA
- the pyrF gene encoding orotidine-5'-phosphate decarboxylase: MSSDSPLIIALDHPSLDAALCLADRLDPERCRVKVGKELFTRSGPEVIDALHGRGFQIFLDLKFHDIPNTVAGAVQAAAEQGVWMVNVHAGGGRRMMEAARERLDRHALATRLIAVTVLTSMTAEDLAEVGVAATPAEHVERLAVLAHRCGMDGVVCSAQEAARLSELCGEHFLKVTPGIRPRSAEHGDQRRVMTPAAALAAGSTHLVIGRPVTQADDPMAALTAIEQELARG, translated from the coding sequence GTGTCCAGTGATTCGCCTTTGATCATCGCCCTCGATCATCCCTCTCTCGATGCCGCCTTGTGCCTGGCCGACCGGCTCGACCCCGAGCGCTGCCGCGTCAAGGTGGGCAAGGAGCTGTTCACCCGCAGTGGCCCGGAGGTGATCGATGCGCTGCATGGGCGCGGCTTTCAGATATTTCTCGACCTCAAGTTCCACGATATTCCCAACACTGTGGCCGGCGCCGTACAGGCGGCCGCCGAGCAGGGCGTGTGGATGGTCAACGTGCATGCCGGCGGTGGCCGGCGCATGATGGAGGCCGCACGGGAACGCCTGGATCGCCACGCGCTGGCGACCCGTCTGATCGCCGTGACGGTACTGACCAGCATGACGGCAGAGGACCTCGCCGAGGTGGGCGTCGCGGCCACGCCGGCCGAGCATGTCGAACGCCTGGCCGTGCTGGCGCATCGGTGCGGCATGGACGGGGTGGTGTGCTCGGCGCAGGAGGCGGCTCGGCTGAGCGAGCTGTGCGGTGAACACTTCCTCAAGGTGACGCCGGGAATCAGGCCGCGCAGTGCCGAGCATGGCGATCAGCGGCGCGTGATGACGCCGGCCGCAGCGCTGGCGGCGGGAAGCACGCATCTGGTGATCGGTCGGCCGGTGACCCAGGCGGACGATCCGATGGCGGCGCTGACGGCCATCGAGCAGGAACTGGCCCGGGGCTGA
- the cfa gene encoding cyclopropane fatty acyl phospholipid synthase → MTSEQRIGPIVLPDSRAQRVLTSLLEGSGVTLNGDAPWDPQIYHPDFCSRILRQGSLGLGESFMDGWWECEQIDEMACRLLLHGLGERARPPADRLMYRLQAGLLNLQSKARAYIVGEAHYDLGNDLFERMLDPTMSYSCGYWKDAATLHEAQLAKLELACRKLELRPGMHVLDIGCGWGSFAEHAARHHGVSVTGITISREQAELARERCAGLPVEIELKDYRELAGCFDRIVSIGMFEHVGHRNYEIYFQTVERLLAENGLFLLHTIGSNRSEISVDPWIDRYIFPNGVLPSARHIADASEDLLLMEDWHNFGPDYDRTLMAWRDNFDAHWHEIADRYSQRTERMFRYYLSVCAGAFRARDLQLWQVVFSRGRRTRYDAPR, encoded by the coding sequence ATGACAAGCGAACAACGCATTGGCCCGATCGTCCTGCCTGACAGCCGAGCCCAGCGAGTGCTGACCTCACTGCTGGAAGGCTCCGGCGTGACTCTCAACGGCGACGCGCCCTGGGATCCACAGATTTATCATCCTGACTTCTGCTCGAGAATCCTGCGCCAGGGTTCCCTGGGGCTGGGGGAGTCGTTCATGGATGGCTGGTGGGAATGCGAGCAGATCGACGAGATGGCCTGCCGCCTGCTCCTGCATGGCCTGGGCGAGCGGGCCCGCCCCCCTGCAGATCGCCTCATGTATCGTCTCCAGGCGGGGCTGCTCAACCTGCAGAGCAAGGCCCGGGCCTACATCGTCGGCGAAGCACATTACGATCTGGGCAACGACCTGTTCGAGCGCATGCTCGACCCCACCATGAGCTACTCCTGCGGCTACTGGAAAGACGCCGCGACGCTTCACGAGGCCCAGCTCGCCAAGCTCGAACTGGCGTGTCGCAAGCTCGAGTTGCGCCCCGGCATGCACGTGCTGGACATCGGCTGCGGCTGGGGCAGCTTCGCCGAGCATGCGGCCCGTCATCACGGGGTCTCGGTAACCGGCATCACCATCTCGCGGGAACAGGCGGAGCTGGCCAGGGAACGCTGCGCCGGCCTGCCCGTCGAGATCGAACTGAAGGACTATCGCGAACTGGCCGGCTGCTTCGATCGCATCGTCTCCATCGGCATGTTCGAGCACGTGGGCCATCGCAACTACGAGATCTACTTCCAGACCGTCGAACGCCTGTTGGCCGAGAATGGCCTGTTCCTGCTGCATACCATCGGCTCGAACCGCTCCGAGATCAGCGTCGATCCCTGGATCGACCGTTACATCTTCCCCAACGGGGTGCTGCCTTCGGCACGCCATATCGCCGATGCCAGCGAGGACCTGTTGCTGATGGAGGACTGGCACAACTTCGGCCCCGACTATGACAGAACGCTGATGGCCTGGCGCGACAACTTCGATGCCCACTGGCACGAGATCGCCGATCGCTACAGCCAGCGCACCGAGCGAATGTTCCGCTACTACCTGTCGGTATGCGCCGGCGCCTTTCGTGCGCGCGACCTTCAGCTCTGGCAGGTCGTCTTCTCCCGCGGCAGGCGGACGCGCTACGACGCACCGCGCTGA
- a CDS encoding GGDEF domain-containing protein — MSEENAMTGGELNEPTSMRDFTERLPGVVFQFHRDHHGHMHFPYLAGSGTGLPGIDRDALNQDARHMLDRLDEEDYPRVMAAIERSARWRIPIATKFRIRLSGRRCRWVALRAQPEDSATGVLWHGLMIDITEQMAEEARLRRLSDTDDLTGLANRRRLMTRLDEEIARSNRHGSPLSLMLLDLDHFKRINDTWGHLQGDQVLAEFATLCHQLLREEDIIGRLGGEEFAVLLPLTPLVASHPLAERLRHAIAAHDFGIEAGQVTASIGLAEYRLGESRDTLIGRADRSLYAAKHQGRNRVISG, encoded by the coding sequence ATGTCTGAAGAGAATGCCATGACGGGAGGGGAGCTGAATGAACCGACCAGCATGCGTGACTTCACGGAACGCCTGCCCGGCGTCGTCTTTCAGTTTCATCGTGACCATCACGGGCACATGCATTTCCCCTACCTGGCCGGAAGCGGCACCGGCCTGCCAGGAATCGATCGCGACGCCTTGAACCAGGACGCTCGCCACATGCTCGACCGCCTGGATGAGGAGGACTACCCGCGCGTGATGGCCGCCATCGAACGTTCGGCTCGCTGGCGCATCCCCATCGCCACCAAGTTCCGCATCCGCCTGTCGGGTCGCCGCTGTCGCTGGGTCGCGCTTCGAGCCCAGCCGGAGGATTCGGCGACCGGCGTGCTCTGGCACGGACTGATGATCGACATCACCGAACAGATGGCCGAGGAGGCCAGGCTACGCCGGCTCTCGGATACCGACGACCTGACCGGCCTGGCCAACCGCCGCAGGCTGATGACCCGGCTCGACGAGGAGATCGCGCGGAGCAATCGGCATGGAAGCCCGCTCTCCCTGATGTTGCTCGACCTGGATCACTTCAAGCGCATCAACGATACCTGGGGACACCTGCAGGGCGACCAGGTACTCGCCGAATTCGCCACCCTGTGCCACCAGCTGCTGCGCGAGGAAGACATCATCGGCCGACTCGGCGGCGAGGAGTTTGCCGTGCTGTTGCCCTTGACCCCGCTGGTCGCCAGCCACCCGCTGGCCGAACGGCTGCGCCACGCCATTGCCGCGCACGATTTCGGCATCGAGGCCGGCCAGGTCACCGCCAGTATCGGGCTTGCCGAGTACCGCCTGGGTGAGTCGAGAGACACCCTGATCGGCAGGGCCGATCGCAGCCTGTACGCGGCCAAGCATCAAGGGCGCAACCGCGTCATCAGCGGCTGA
- a CDS encoding aromatic amino acid transaminase — protein sequence MFEHIERVPGDAILGLIEAFKKDTNPQKVDLGVGVYKDAQGNTPVMRAVKEAEALLLKNETTKTYIGSHGAPEYGEVILPMVLGEGSPVLAPAAPAATQSPGGTGALRLAADFISTQLPGKGIWVSNPTWPNHHGIFTAAGIELHKYPYVDAENRLDFDGMLAAVQQIPAGDVIVLHACCHNPTGFDLSREQWQQILEVVRERGLLPLIDFAYQGFGEGLDEDAYGVRLLAENLDEVIITSSCSKNFGIYCERTGCLIMVAKNHEQMENIRSQVAIVARENYSNPPAHGGAIVSEILHSAELAAIWREELTEMRDRINTLRRDFVEALKPYGLDQKYACVAEQRGMFSYTGLQPEQVDRLRDEFGIYMVRSGRANVAGFSHENLPYLAKAIAAVN from the coding sequence ATGTTCGAACATATTGAGCGGGTCCCCGGGGACGCCATCCTCGGCCTGATCGAGGCCTTCAAGAAGGATACCAATCCCCAGAAGGTCGATCTCGGCGTCGGCGTCTACAAGGACGCCCAGGGCAACACCCCGGTGATGCGCGCCGTCAAGGAAGCCGAGGCCCTGCTGCTCAAGAACGAAACCACCAAGACCTACATCGGCTCCCACGGCGCGCCCGAGTACGGCGAAGTGATCCTGCCGATGGTGCTGGGCGAAGGCTCACCGGTCCTCGCGCCGGCCGCGCCAGCGGCGACGCAGTCGCCGGGTGGCACCGGCGCCCTGCGCCTGGCGGCCGACTTCATCAGTACCCAGCTCCCCGGCAAGGGCATCTGGGTCAGCAATCCCACCTGGCCGAACCACCACGGGATCTTCACCGCCGCCGGCATCGAGCTGCACAAGTATCCCTACGTCGACGCCGAGAATCGCCTCGATTTCGACGGCATGCTGGCCGCGGTCCAGCAGATTCCGGCCGGCGACGTCATCGTGCTGCACGCCTGCTGCCATAACCCTACCGGCTTCGACCTCTCCCGCGAGCAGTGGCAGCAGATTCTGGAAGTGGTCCGTGAGCGCGGCCTGCTGCCTCTGATCGACTTTGCCTACCAGGGCTTCGGTGAGGGTCTCGATGAAGACGCCTACGGCGTTCGCCTGCTGGCCGAGAACCTCGACGAGGTGATCATCACCAGCTCCTGCTCGAAGAACTTCGGTATCTACTGCGAGCGCACCGGCTGCCTGATCATGGTGGCGAAGAACCACGAGCAGATGGAGAACATCCGCTCTCAGGTGGCGATCGTCGCCCGCGAGAACTACTCCAATCCGCCTGCCCATGGCGGCGCCATCGTCAGCGAGATCCTCCACTCCGCCGAGCTTGCCGCCATCTGGCGCGAGGAGCTCACCGAAATGCGCGACCGCATCAACACCCTGCGCCGCGATTTCGTCGAAGCGCTGAAGCCCTATGGGCTCGACCAGAAGTATGCCTGCGTGGCCGAGCAGCGCGGCATGTTCTCCTATACCGGCCTGCAGCCGGAGCAGGTCGACCGCCTGCGTGACGAGTTCGGCATCTACATGGTACGTTCGGGCCGCGCCAACGTGGCCGGCTTCTCCCACGAGAACCTGCCCTACCTGGCCAAGGCCATCGCCGCGGTCAACTGA
- a CDS encoding Crp/Fnr family transcriptional regulator, whose product MNPDESCIVRHFNQYYPLSAEDKALLFRLEDSATTVKAGFPLWEERDRAHEFCTLKRGWAFSYRELENGTRQILDIYLPGDIVGLREFAFSQRLAGVQMIEDGEVCFFPHRHLVDIFRQSFTLTSILFAIASRQQVMLTERLVNLARRNARQKLAHFLLEMCQRIKQTHGNGCESFRLPLSQEILADLLGLSPVHVSRTFTALNDDGLIFRERYRVTIPDLEALKHEAGFDDRYLIENMRPLFDGSPT is encoded by the coding sequence ATGAACCCAGACGAGAGCTGCATCGTTCGGCATTTCAATCAGTACTATCCGCTGTCCGCCGAGGACAAGGCGCTGCTGTTTCGATTGGAGGACAGCGCCACCACGGTCAAGGCCGGCTTCCCCCTGTGGGAGGAACGCGACCGGGCCCACGAATTCTGCACGCTCAAGCGCGGCTGGGCGTTCTCCTACCGTGAGCTGGAGAACGGTACGCGTCAGATTCTGGATATCTACCTGCCCGGCGATATCGTCGGCCTGCGCGAATTTGCCTTTTCGCAGCGCCTGGCCGGGGTGCAGATGATTGAGGACGGCGAAGTCTGCTTCTTTCCCCATCGTCACCTCGTCGACATCTTCCGCCAGTCCTTTACCCTCACCTCGATCCTGTTCGCCATCGCCAGCCGCCAGCAGGTGATGCTGACGGAGCGCCTGGTCAACCTGGCGCGGCGCAACGCACGCCAGAAGCTGGCGCATTTCCTGCTCGAGATGTGCCAGCGCATCAAGCAGACCCACGGTAACGGTTGCGAAAGCTTTCGCCTGCCGCTGTCGCAGGAGATTCTGGCCGACCTGCTCGGGCTCAGCCCGGTCCATGTCAGCCGAACCTTCACGGCATTGAACGACGACGGGTTGATCTTCCGCGAGCGCTACCGCGTGACGATACCGGACCTGGAGGCGCTCAAGCATGAGGCCGGGTTCGATGATCGCTACCTGATCGAGAATATGCGCCCGCTCTTCGACGGATCGCCTACGTAA